Proteins from a genomic interval of Asticcacaulis sp. AND118:
- a CDS encoding GntR family transcriptional regulator: MTFPALNVFHMPGLDVRDEDTSVHDQVYEALANLLIQGQMPPGKSVSLRTLAGGLGVSPMPVREAVRRLIAQKALELQPSNKRLRVPSLSEDRLRQLMIARQWVEPELAFRAVASVTKDVIIDLKADDLRLMAALAKGDVDGYMQANHAFHFRIYQLAHADLFLDMAKTLWLQSGPFMRVVFGRLGTVQLPQDHHQELIRALETGDAEAVRQHMAEDIHEGMELMLEALKG, from the coding sequence ATGACCTTTCCGGCGCTGAACGTCTTCCATATGCCCGGTCTGGATGTGCGCGATGAGGACACGTCCGTCCACGATCAGGTCTATGAGGCGCTGGCCAATCTGTTGATTCAGGGGCAGATGCCGCCGGGCAAATCGGTCAGTTTGCGCACTCTGGCCGGCGGGCTGGGCGTCAGCCCCATGCCGGTGCGCGAGGCGGTGCGCCGTCTGATCGCGCAAAAGGCGCTGGAACTGCAACCGTCGAACAAACGCCTGCGCGTGCCGTCCCTGTCCGAGGACCGTCTGCGCCAACTGATGATCGCCCGTCAGTGGGTCGAGCCGGAACTGGCCTTCCGCGCCGTGGCTTCGGTGACGAAGGACGTCATTATCGACCTCAAGGCCGACGATCTGCGTCTGATGGCGGCTTTGGCCAAGGGCGATGTCGATGGCTATATGCAGGCCAATCACGCCTTCCACTTCCGCATCTACCAACTGGCGCACGCCGACCTGTTCCTCGACATGGCCAAGACGCTGTGGTTGCAATCGGGTCCGTTCATGCGTGTGGTGTTCGGGCGGCTGGGGACGGTGCAACTGCCGCAGGACCACCATCAGGAACTGATCCGGGCCTTGGAAACCGGCGACGCCGAAGCCGTGCGCCAGCATATGGCGGAAGACATCCATGAGGGCATGGAACTGATGCTTGAGGCGTTGAAAGGCTAA
- the dmeF gene encoding CDF family Co(II)/Ni(II) efflux transporter DmeF, translating into MTTAHDHIYLSASHDANARRTLWVVGLTALTMVGEIVAGYLTGSMALLADGFHMATHAGALTVAAVAYAYARKHARDRRYSFGTGKVGDLAGFASALVLGMVSLGIAFESIVRLFQPQAVAFTEATIVAVIGLIVNLVSALLLGHGHDHGHGHSHDHHHHDHAHHGHAHEGHDNNLRAAYVHVLADALTSILAIAALLAGRFAGWWWLDPLMGVVGAVVIARWAWSLVKDTSGVLLDRGDAHIEDEIRDCVETDGTAIADLHVWRIGPAAWAAIVSTTGPADGATIRARLSPVHEIRHLTVETQA; encoded by the coding sequence ATGACAACCGCTCACGACCACATCTACCTGAGCGCCTCGCACGACGCCAATGCCCGCCGCACCCTGTGGGTCGTCGGCCTGACCGCTCTGACCATGGTGGGCGAGATCGTCGCCGGCTACCTGACGGGCTCGATGGCGCTGCTGGCCGACGGCTTCCACATGGCCACCCATGCCGGTGCCCTGACTGTCGCCGCTGTCGCCTATGCCTATGCCCGCAAGCACGCCCGCGACCGCCGCTACAGCTTCGGCACGGGCAAGGTCGGCGATCTGGCCGGGTTCGCCTCGGCGCTGGTGCTGGGCATGGTGTCTCTGGGTATTGCGTTCGAGTCGATCGTGCGCCTGTTTCAGCCGCAGGCCGTGGCCTTTACCGAGGCCACCATCGTCGCCGTCATCGGCCTGATCGTCAATCTGGTGAGCGCCCTGCTGCTGGGCCATGGACATGATCACGGGCATGGCCATAGCCACGACCATCACCACCACGATCATGCTCACCATGGGCACGCGCATGAAGGCCACGACAACAATCTGCGCGCCGCCTATGTGCACGTGCTGGCCGACGCCCTGACCTCGATACTGGCTATTGCGGCGCTGCTGGCAGGACGCTTCGCCGGCTGGTGGTGGCTCGACCCGCTGATGGGCGTGGTCGGCGCGGTGGTCATCGCGCGCTGGGCCTGGAGCCTCGTCAAGGACACGTCCGGCGTTCTGCTCGACCGGGGCGACGCGCATATCGAGGACGAAATCCGCGACTGCGTCGAAACGGACGGCACGGCCATTGCCGACCTGCACGTCTGGCGCATCGGCCCGGCGGCGTGGGCGGCCATCGTCAGCACGACCGGCCCGGCGGACGGCGCGACGATCCGTGCCCGCCTGAGCCCCGTGCACGAGATACGGCATCTTACCGTGGAAACACAGGCTTAG
- a CDS encoding metal/formaldehyde-sensitive transcriptional repressor, whose amino-acid sequence MGHLHANKDSLTARARRIAGQLAAIEKAIEADKPCAVVLQQAAAVRGAVNGLMDELIEEHLREHVARPDLSPEARTTGTEELLAVIRRYAK is encoded by the coding sequence ATGGGACATTTACACGCCAATAAGGACAGCCTCACCGCCCGCGCGCGCCGCATCGCCGGGCAACTGGCCGCCATCGAAAAAGCCATCGAGGCCGACAAACCCTGCGCCGTCGTGTTGCAACAGGCCGCGGCGGTACGCGGCGCGGTCAACGGGCTGATGGACGAACTGATCGAGGAGCATCTGCGCGAACACGTGGCGCGCCCTGACCTCAGCCCCGAAGCGCGCACGACCGGCACGGAGGAATTGCTGGCGGTTATCCGGAGATATGCGAAATGA
- a CDS encoding YebC/PmpR family DNA-binding transcriptional regulator, with protein sequence MAGHSKFKNIMHKKGRADAVRSKLFSKLARDITVAAKSGMPDPAMNPRLRLAVNNAKAESMPKENIERAIKKGAAGEADTMEDIRYEGFGPQGIGVIVEVLTDNRNRSGGNVRSYFSKYGGNLGETGSVSFMWDRLGQIEYPLKAGSADAIMEAAIEAGAADVETDEDPEEGGHLIFTAYEDLNAVTEAVAKVLGDPKSTKFIWKPQTLSPITGDAARTLMKLIDALNDDDDVQAVYANFDISDEELEALSA encoded by the coding sequence ATGGCTGGCCATAGTAAATTCAAGAACATCATGCACAAGAAGGGCCGCGCCGATGCGGTCCGCTCGAAGCTGTTTTCCAAGCTGGCGCGCGACATCACCGTGGCCGCCAAGTCGGGTATGCCCGATCCGGCGATGAACCCGCGTCTGCGTCTGGCGGTCAACAACGCCAAGGCCGAATCCATGCCGAAGGAAAACATCGAACGCGCCATCAAGAAGGGCGCCGCCGGTGAAGCCGATACGATGGAAGACATCCGCTACGAAGGTTTCGGCCCGCAGGGCATCGGCGTCATCGTCGAGGTGCTGACCGACAACCGCAACCGTTCGGGCGGCAATGTGCGTTCCTATTTCTCCAAGTACGGCGGCAATCTGGGTGAAACCGGTTCGGTCAGCTTCATGTGGGACCGTCTGGGTCAGATCGAATACCCGCTGAAGGCCGGTTCGGCCGACGCCATCATGGAAGCCGCCATCGAAGCCGGCGCGGCAGACGTTGAAACCGACGAGGATCCGGAAGAAGGCGGCCACCTGATCTTTACCGCCTACGAAGATCTGAACGCCGTGACCGAAGCCGTGGCCAAGGTGCTGGGCGATCCGAAGTCGACCAAGTTCATCTGGAAGCCTCAGACCCTGTCGCCCATCACCGGCGACGCGGCCAGGACGCTGATGAAGCTCATCGACGCGCTGAACGACGACGACGATGTGCAGGCGGTCTACGCCAATTTCGACATCTCCGACGAAGAACTGGAAGCGCTCAGCGCTTGA
- a CDS encoding aspartate aminotransferase family protein, with protein MDASDNLPSPDALSSFWMPFTPNRAFKSGKHKLLVEADGMFYKSHDGREILDATAGLWCSNAGHNRPKITAAIQKQAAVMDFAPTFNIAHPLAFEFTHKLSQILPYDLKKVFLTNSGSEAADTALKIALAYHRMRGNAAKTRLIGRERAYHGTGFGGISVGGIVKNRMHFGTLLAGVDHLPHTHLPQNVFSKGEPEHGADLADALERIVTLHDASTIAAVIVEPVAGSTGVLVPPKGYLKRLRDICDKHDILLIFDEVITGFGRLGAPFGADYFGVRPDLICMAKGITNATVPMGAVGVSNRIYDTFMQTAETPIELFHGYTYSGHPLACAAGIATLETYAEEGLFARAAEIAPYWQEAVHSLRDAKHVIDIRNLGLIGGIELTPRDGAPTARALEVFDRCFDDGLLIRVTGDIIAMSPPLIIERAQIDRIVETIRKALDQTT; from the coding sequence ATGGATGCTTCCGACAACCTCCCCTCACCCGACGCGCTCAGCTCGTTCTGGATGCCGTTCACGCCGAACCGGGCGTTCAAATCCGGCAAGCACAAGCTGCTGGTTGAGGCCGACGGCATGTTCTACAAGAGCCACGACGGGCGCGAGATACTGGACGCCACGGCGGGCCTGTGGTGCTCCAATGCCGGGCACAACCGCCCGAAGATCACCGCCGCCATCCAGAAGCAGGCGGCGGTGATGGACTTTGCGCCCACCTTCAATATCGCCCACCCGCTGGCCTTTGAGTTCACGCACAAGCTGTCGCAAATCCTGCCCTACGACCTGAAAAAGGTGTTTCTCACCAATTCGGGCTCCGAAGCCGCCGACACGGCCCTGAAAATCGCCTTGGCCTATCACCGGATGCGCGGCAATGCCGCCAAGACGCGCCTGATCGGACGTGAGCGCGCCTATCATGGCACCGGTTTCGGCGGCATCAGCGTCGGCGGCATCGTCAAAAACCGCATGCACTTCGGCACGCTTTTGGCCGGCGTCGATCATCTGCCGCACACCCACCTGCCGCAAAACGTCTTTTCCAAGGGCGAGCCGGAGCATGGCGCCGATCTGGCCGACGCGCTGGAGCGCATCGTCACCCTGCACGACGCCAGCACAATCGCCGCCGTCATCGTCGAGCCGGTGGCGGGCTCGACCGGCGTGCTGGTTCCGCCCAAGGGCTATTTGAAACGCCTGCGCGACATCTGCGATAAACACGATATCCTGCTGATTTTTGACGAAGTCATTACCGGCTTCGGGCGTCTGGGCGCGCCCTTCGGGGCCGACTATTTCGGCGTGCGGCCAGACCTGATCTGCATGGCCAAGGGCATCACCAACGCCACCGTGCCGATGGGCGCGGTCGGGGTGTCGAACCGCATCTACGATACTTTCATGCAGACGGCGGAAACGCCGATCGAGCTGTTCCACGGCTATACCTATTCCGGCCACCCGCTGGCCTGCGCCGCCGGCATCGCCACGCTGGAAACCTATGCGGAAGAAGGCCTGTTCGCCCGCGCCGCCGAGATCGCTCCCTACTGGCAGGAGGCGGTCCACAGCTTGCGCGACGCGAAACACGTCATCGACATCCGTAATCTGGGCCTGATCGGCGGCATCGAGCTGACGCCGCGCGACGGCGCGCCGACGGCCCGCGCGCTGGAGGTCTTCGATCGCTGCTTCGACGACGGCCTGCTGATCCGCGTGACCGGCGACATCATCGCCATGTCGCCGCCTTTGATCATCGAACGCGCGCAGATCGATCGCATCGTGGAAACGATCCGCAAGGCGCTGGATCAGACGACCTGA
- a CDS encoding aldehyde dehydrogenase, translating to MLPAPIATPAADLSGVLDSLKTVFKPDKAFIEGQWTAAASGKIFDNHTPRDNRLINRLAACDAADVDAAVRSARAAFEDGRWHHVAPKAKKKVLHALADLMTAHAENLALLECLDTGKPIRDARAVDIPLAINSVRYYAEALDKIYGEVAPAPQGRFSYAEHEPLGVIGAIVPWNFPLHMAMWKVAPALAMGNAVVLKPAELSSMTALYVAALAIEAGLPAGVFNVVTGFGHEAGDALARHMEVDMIAFTGSGPVGRQLMKVSAESNLKRVSLELGGKSPQIVFADCPDLEAAAQNAAWGVFYNQGQVCTAASRLFVEASIKDAFVEKVIAVAKAITVGDPFDPATAFGAMISEKQMNTALDYIARGQAGGGTVRLGGERAMSDSGGFYVEPTLLDGIAPDNVLAREEVFGPVLSVLTFEGEAEAFRLANDTVYGLAAGVWTADVGRAMRAAKQLKAGLVWVNGWDACDITLPFGGFKQSGFGRDRSLHALYKYADLKSVSISYQP from the coding sequence ATGCTGCCAGCGCCCATCGCCACGCCCGCTGCCGACCTTTCCGGGGTGCTCGATTCGCTCAAAACCGTGTTCAAACCCGACAAGGCCTTTATCGAAGGCCAATGGACGGCGGCCGCGTCAGGCAAGATCTTCGATAACCACACGCCACGCGACAACCGCCTGATCAACCGCCTCGCGGCCTGCGACGCGGCCGATGTCGATGCGGCGGTGCGTTCGGCGCGCGCCGCGTTCGAGGACGGGCGCTGGCACCACGTTGCGCCGAAGGCCAAGAAAAAGGTACTGCACGCCCTGGCCGATCTGATGACGGCGCACGCCGAAAATCTGGCCCTGCTTGAATGTCTCGATACGGGCAAGCCGATCCGCGATGCCCGCGCCGTCGACATCCCGCTGGCCATCAACAGCGTGCGCTACTACGCCGAGGCGCTGGATAAGATCTATGGCGAGGTCGCGCCTGCGCCGCAGGGCCGGTTCTCCTATGCCGAGCACGAGCCGCTGGGCGTCATCGGGGCCATCGTGCCGTGGAACTTCCCGCTGCACATGGCCATGTGGAAGGTCGCGCCGGCGCTGGCCATGGGCAATGCCGTGGTGCTCAAACCCGCCGAGCTGTCGTCCATGACCGCGCTCTATGTGGCGGCGCTGGCCATCGAGGCCGGTTTGCCCGCCGGCGTGTTCAATGTGGTAACGGGCTTCGGCCATGAGGCCGGCGATGCTCTGGCCCGTCATATGGAGGTCGATATGATCGCCTTCACCGGTTCCGGCCCGGTCGGGCGGCAGCTGATGAAGGTCTCGGCGGAGTCGAACCTCAAGCGGGTGTCGCTGGAGCTGGGCGGCAAGTCGCCGCAGATCGTCTTCGCCGATTGTCCGGACCTTGAGGCCGCCGCCCAGAACGCCGCCTGGGGCGTCTTCTACAATCAGGGTCAGGTGTGCACGGCGGCGTCGCGCCTGTTCGTCGAAGCCTCGATCAAGGACGCCTTCGTCGAAAAGGTCATCGCTGTGGCGAAGGCCATCACCGTCGGCGATCCCTTCGATCCGGCGACGGCCTTCGGGGCGATGATCTCCGAAAAGCAGATGAACACCGCGCTCGACTATATCGCCAGGGGGCAGGCCGGTGGGGGCACGGTGCGGCTGGGCGGCGAACGGGCGATGAGCGACAGCGGCGGTTTCTATGTCGAGCCGACCCTGCTGGACGGCATCGCGCCCGATAATGTGCTGGCGCGCGAAGAGGTGTTCGGACCGGTCCTGTCGGTCCTGACGTTTGAGGGCGAGGCGGAGGCCTTCCGTCTGGCCAATGATACGGTCTACGGGCTGGCCGCCGGGGTATGGACGGCGGATGTCGGCCGCGCCATGCGGGCGGCCAAACAGCTCAAGGCCGGGCTGGTCTGGGTCAATGGCTGGGACGCCTGCGATATCACCCTGCCGTTCGGGGGCTTCAAACAGTCGGGCTTCGGTAGAGATCGCAGTCTGCACGCCCTATATAAGTATGCCGATCTGAAGTCCGTCTCGATCAGCTATCAGCCCTGA
- a CDS encoding lipopolysaccharide assembly protein LapB → MYKSLVSLAALTALAFASAAGAQTPPASPTELCIHETHAGRFTEAKTACDAAVAAAAASPAKALQARAELAFAQRRYDDALTDLDVAIDADPRLTSALLLRGKVHEGKKSYQLALLDYETAIAMAPDNIDYLQAAASLSQSLRELDKGLGFADRILKINAKSVPALMTKGHLLRLKSDSKGSFAAFDAAVRAAPGDAQALHWRGHLNQRLGNMEAALADFTAALAIAPRSADILSDLGDTNRELKRPAEALAAYDRAVAADPTYARGLSSRGTQRFQQGDPLGARVDFENHGKLQPSDSLKDTLAIIDRSLDQTYRKPQMDARELLKAADPGGVACDSKLPGEWDYHSAVMGEGIAAGEASLRKTALTDYRACLNDARSGGAAIVTDIPQMRVKLIDLAQAQPQYTAQLQARCAQLPEARETCDNLIKRIGEDAAALKSDQKRIEAAALSQAGDVSVLEAAAPDKVEAAIVAERARFAAKARSTYAEYIDLNRLTQQASLVNTTHFRSLYDACGEIRLYAPQDDDDMDRLNGRLNDYQDCLAQLSRDSSNVGWKLYDAHRVLDEAVNYNAIFAALRCSVSASNGCIDDAQWKQVQTVATPAVRDRALSLSQAYGKVPDQTSAEQTRINDAVDRLNAEIKRHNTAVGISDALNTFANAFNAATAAQNNIYYNTSTSAMGIK, encoded by the coding sequence ATGTACAAATCGCTCGTGAGCCTTGCTGCCCTGACGGCGCTCGCCTTCGCGTCGGCCGCCGGTGCGCAGACGCCGCCCGCCTCCCCCACCGAGCTTTGCATCCATGAGACCCATGCCGGGCGCTTCACCGAAGCTAAAACCGCCTGTGACGCCGCCGTGGCCGCTGCCGCTGCCAGTCCGGCCAAGGCCCTGCAGGCCCGTGCGGAACTGGCGTTCGCTCAACGCAGATACGACGATGCGCTTACCGATCTCGATGTGGCCATCGACGCCGATCCGCGCCTGACCTCCGCTCTGCTGCTGCGCGGCAAGGTGCACGAAGGCAAGAAATCCTATCAACTCGCCCTGCTGGATTATGAAACCGCCATCGCCATGGCGCCGGACAATATCGACTATCTTCAGGCCGCCGCCTCGCTGTCTCAGAGCCTGCGGGAACTGGACAAGGGGCTGGGCTTCGCCGACCGCATCCTCAAGATCAACGCCAAGTCCGTCCCGGCCCTGATGACCAAAGGCCACCTGCTGCGCCTGAAATCGGACAGCAAGGGCTCGTTCGCGGCCTTCGACGCTGCGGTCAGGGCCGCGCCCGGCGATGCACAGGCCCTGCACTGGCGCGGCCATCTGAACCAGCGGCTCGGCAATATGGAAGCCGCCCTGGCCGACTTCACCGCCGCCCTGGCCATCGCGCCGCGGTCGGCGGACATCCTCAGCGATCTCGGCGACACGAATCGCGAGTTAAAGCGCCCCGCCGAGGCGCTGGCCGCCTATGACCGCGCCGTCGCCGCCGATCCGACCTATGCGCGCGGTCTGTCGTCGCGCGGCACGCAGCGCTTTCAGCAAGGCGATCCGCTGGGGGCGCGCGTCGATTTCGAAAACCACGGCAAGCTTCAACCGTCGGACTCTCTGAAAGACACGCTCGCCATCATCGACCGGTCGCTGGATCAGACCTATCGCAAGCCGCAGATGGACGCGCGCGAACTGCTCAAGGCTGCCGATCCAGGCGGCGTGGCTTGCGACAGCAAACTGCCCGGCGAATGGGACTATCACAGCGCCGTCATGGGCGAAGGCATTGCCGCCGGCGAAGCTTCGCTGCGCAAGACCGCCCTGACCGATTATCGCGCCTGCCTGAACGATGCCCGCAGCGGGGGCGCGGCCATCGTCACCGACATCCCCCAGATGCGCGTCAAACTGATCGATCTGGCGCAGGCTCAGCCGCAGTATACAGCGCAATTACAGGCGCGGTGTGCTCAATTGCCCGAAGCGCGCGAAACCTGCGACAACCTGATCAAGCGCATCGGCGAAGACGCGGCCGCTCTGAAAAGCGATCAGAAACGCATCGAAGCCGCCGCTCTGAGTCAGGCCGGCGACGTCTCGGTTCTGGAGGCCGCCGCCCCTGACAAGGTCGAAGCCGCTATCGTGGCCGAGCGCGCGCGATTCGCCGCGAAGGCCCGCAGCACCTATGCCGAATATATCGATCTCAACCGCCTGACCCAACAGGCCAGTCTGGTGAACACGACCCATTTCCGCAGCCTGTACGATGCCTGCGGCGAAATCCGTCTTTACGCCCCTCAGGACGATGACGACATGGATCGCCTGAACGGCCGCCTGAACGATTATCAGGATTGTCTGGCGCAACTGAGCCGCGACAGCAGCAATGTCGGCTGGAAGCTGTATGACGCCCATCGTGTCCTCGACGAGGCGGTAAATTATAACGCCATCTTCGCGGCCCTGCGCTGCTCGGTTTCCGCCAGCAACGGCTGCATCGACGACGCCCAGTGGAAACAGGTACAGACCGTGGCGACCCCGGCGGTGCGCGACCGCGCGCTCAGCCTGTCTCAAGCCTACGGCAAGGTGCCGGATCAGACTTCGGCGGAACAGACGCGCATCAACGACGCGGTAGACCGCCTCAATGCCGAAATCAAGCGACACAATACGGCGGTGGGCATCAGCGATGCGCTCAACACCTTCGCCAACGCCTTCAACGCCGCCACCGCTGCCCAAAATAACATCTACTATAACACCAGCACCTCGGCGATGGGCATCAAGTAG